The following are encoded in a window of Ferribacterium limneticum genomic DNA:
- the nagZ gene encoding beta-N-acetylhexosaminidase, with protein MTHLPLGPLMIDIAGTELTDLDRERLCHPLVGGIILFSRNYADPEQLSVLTAAIHALRTPALLIAVDHEGGRVQRFRDGFTRLPAMAALGKLWDDNPDTALAAARQVGYVLAAELRARGVDYSFTPVLDLDYGPSRVIGDRAFHRQPVAVIALAAALGEGLHLAGMGSCGKHFPGHGYVVPDSHVELPVDDRALEAMQEDILPYRQLPLDGVMAAHVIYNCVDCNTAVFSNKWISYLRNDIKFNGVVFTDDLSMAGAGVVGGMLNRVETAYKAGCDMLLVCNAPDVVGEVLENWKPVIDPLRGQRVEALIPKVSAKDWEVLQFDRTYIAAQQTIAKLMA; from the coding sequence ATGACGCATTTGCCGCTCGGCCCGCTGATGATAGACATCGCCGGCACCGAACTGACCGATCTCGACCGCGAACGGCTCTGCCACCCGCTGGTCGGCGGGATCATCCTCTTCTCCCGGAACTATGCCGATCCCGAGCAACTGTCGGTCTTGACCGCGGCAATCCACGCCCTGCGCACACCCGCGCTGCTGATTGCCGTCGATCACGAAGGGGGCAGGGTGCAACGCTTCCGCGACGGTTTCACCCGTTTGCCGGCGATGGCCGCGCTGGGCAAGCTTTGGGATGACAATCCGGATACGGCGCTCGCCGCGGCACGCCAAGTCGGTTACGTGCTGGCAGCTGAACTGCGCGCCCGAGGCGTCGATTACTCCTTCACGCCGGTTCTCGACCTCGACTATGGCCCATCGCGTGTCATCGGCGACCGCGCCTTCCATCGCCAGCCGGTGGCGGTCATCGCCCTGGCTGCCGCTCTTGGCGAAGGCTTGCATCTGGCCGGAATGGGCAGCTGCGGCAAGCATTTTCCCGGGCACGGTTACGTCGTTCCCGATTCGCACGTCGAATTGCCGGTCGATGATCGGGCACTGGAAGCCATGCAGGAAGACATCCTTCCCTACCGGCAACTACCACTCGATGGCGTCATGGCAGCACACGTTATTTACAACTGTGTAGATTGCAATACAGCTGTATTTTCAAATAAATGGATAAGTTATTTGAGAAATGACATCAAGTTTAACGGGGTGGTTTTTACCGACGATTTGTCGATGGCCGGCGCCGGTGTGGTCGGTGGCATGCTCAACCGCGTCGAGACAGCCTACAAGGCCGGCTGTGACATGCTGCTCGTGTGTAATGCGCCGGATGTCGTCGGCGAGGTGCTCGAAAACTGGAAGCCGGTAATCGATCCGCTGCGCGGTCAGCGAGTCGAGGCACTCATCCCCAAAGTGTCCGCAAAAGACTGGGAAGTATTGCAATTCGACCGCACCTATATCGCCGCCCAGCAGACCATCGCAAAACTGATGGCCTGA
- a CDS encoding SoxR reducing system RseC family protein: MNPEQTTIKAIIRTLDGKFANVEVEQGGCGRCHEEGGCGGQQLTQMFCSGQKTYRVENVIGADIGDRVTIAIAAGSVSRTANFAYILPLTVTIAGAALGSFFGGDLSAMIGAGVGLAIAFLYVIARSHGKTGNLTERPHIISRF, translated from the coding sequence ATGAATCCCGAACAAACAACAATCAAAGCGATTATTCGCACGTTGGATGGCAAATTTGCCAACGTCGAGGTCGAGCAGGGGGGCTGTGGGCGTTGCCATGAAGAAGGTGGCTGCGGTGGCCAGCAACTTACTCAGATGTTCTGCAGCGGCCAGAAAACCTACCGGGTCGAAAATGTTATCGGCGCCGATATTGGCGATCGGGTAACGATCGCAATCGCAGCTGGCAGCGTGAGCCGCACTGCGAATTTTGCCTATATTTTGCCGTTGACCGTAACAATTGCAGGTGCAGCACTGGGCTCATTCTTCGGTGGGGATTTGAGCGCAATGATTGGGGCCGGAGTTGGACTGGCCATCGCATTTTTGTATGTCATTGCCCGTTCGCACGGCAAGACTGGAAATCTTACCGAACGCCCTCATATCATTTCCCGTTTTTGA
- the era gene encoding GTPase Era yields the protein MKKFRSGYIAIVGRPNVGKSTLLNKLIGEKISIVSRKAQTTRHRITGILTKDDAQFVFVDTPGFQTKYSNALNRAMNRGVTQTLSDVDVVIFVVEAGRYDAKDKAVVRLLPKDRPVILVVNKTDLQKDRAALLPFLAEVAADHDYAAIIPVSAAKGRQTEDLLNEAKKHLPNDGLMFPEDDLTDKSERFLASEYIREKVFRLLGDELPYATAVEIERFETEGDLRRIFAAIVVDREGHKAIVIGKGGEQLKRIASEARQDMERLFGGKVYLEIWVKVKSGWNDDERLLKSLGYE from the coding sequence ATGAAAAAATTCCGTTCCGGATATATCGCCATCGTCGGTCGTCCCAATGTTGGCAAATCAACGCTGCTCAACAAGCTGATCGGCGAAAAGATCAGCATCGTCTCACGCAAGGCGCAGACTACGCGTCACCGCATCACCGGCATTCTGACCAAGGATGACGCGCAGTTCGTCTTTGTCGACACACCAGGTTTTCAGACGAAATACTCCAATGCTCTGAACCGGGCGATGAACCGTGGGGTAACGCAAACTCTGAGCGATGTCGACGTCGTGATTTTTGTCGTCGAGGCCGGCCGTTATGATGCCAAGGACAAGGCTGTCGTTCGCCTGCTGCCCAAGGACCGGCCGGTTATCCTGGTCGTCAACAAGACCGATTTGCAGAAGGATCGGGCAGCCTTGCTGCCATTCCTGGCTGAGGTTGCAGCCGATCACGATTACGCCGCCATCATTCCGGTCAGTGCGGCCAAGGGGCGGCAGACAGAAGACCTGCTGAATGAGGCCAAGAAACATCTGCCCAACGATGGCCTGATGTTCCCGGAAGATGACCTGACTGACAAAAGCGAACGTTTCCTTGCTTCCGAATACATTCGCGAAAAGGTCTTTCGCCTGCTTGGCGACGAACTGCCATATGCCACAGCAGTCGAAATTGAGCGGTTTGAAACCGAAGGCGATCTACGTCGGATTTTTGCCGCTATCGTCGTCGACCGTGAGGGCCACAAGGCCATCGTAATCGGCAAGGGTGGCGAACAGCTCAAGCGCATTGCCTCTGAGGCGCGGCAGGATATGGAACGCCTGTTCGGCGGCAAGGTTTATCTTGAAATATGGGTCAAGGTAAAGTCCGGCTGGAACGATGATGAACGGCTGCTGAAGAGCCTCGGCTACGAATGA
- the lepA gene encoding translation elongation factor 4 has translation MDHIRNFSIIAHIDHGKSTLADRIIHLCGGLSDREMEAQVLDSMDIERERGITIKAQTAALNYKARDGKVYNLNLIDTPGHVDFSYEVSRSLSACEGALLVVDASQGVEAQTVANCYTALELDVEVVPVLNKIDLPSADPENARQEIEDVIGIDASEAVLASAKTGLGVEDILEAVVARIPPPKGDPEAPLKALIIDSWFDNYVGVVMLVRVVDGVLRPKDKIFFMATGAQQLCEQVGVFAPKSESREALRAGEVGFVISGIKELQAAKVGDTITRMDRKATEALPGFKEIKPQVFAGLYPIESNQYDSLRESLEKLKLNDASLHYEPEVSQALGFGFRCGFLGLLHMEIVQERLEREFDQDLITTAPTVVYQVVMRDGSIVEVENPAKLPDITKTEEVREPIITATIFVPQDYLGNVITLCNQKRGNQVDMHYHGRQVKLVYEMPMAEVVMDFFDKLKSCSKGYASLDYDFKEYRAADVVKLDILINSEKVDALSLIVHRANAQYRGRELASKMRELIPRQMYDVAIQAAIGSHIISRENVKAMRKDVLAKCYGGDISRKKKLLEKQKAGKKRMKQVGSVEIPQEAFLAVLRVDN, from the coding sequence ATGGATCATATTAGAAACTTCTCGATCATCGCGCATATCGACCACGGCAAATCAACGCTGGCCGATCGCATCATTCACCTCTGCGGCGGCCTTTCAGATCGCGAGATGGAAGCACAGGTGCTCGACTCGATGGACATCGAGCGCGAGCGCGGTATTACCATCAAGGCACAGACGGCAGCGCTGAACTACAAGGCGCGTGATGGCAAGGTTTACAACCTGAACCTGATCGACACACCGGGACACGTCGACTTTTCCTACGAAGTCTCCCGCTCCCTATCGGCCTGCGAAGGCGCCTTGCTGGTGGTCGATGCATCGCAGGGTGTCGAGGCTCAGACTGTGGCCAATTGCTACACGGCGCTTGAGCTTGATGTTGAGGTAGTGCCGGTATTGAACAAGATCGACCTTCCTTCGGCCGATCCGGAAAATGCCCGCCAGGAAATTGAAGATGTCATCGGGATTGACGCCTCCGAAGCCGTACTTGCTTCTGCCAAGACCGGTCTGGGTGTCGAAGATATCCTGGAGGCCGTTGTCGCACGCATCCCGCCACCCAAGGGTGATCCTGAAGCGCCGCTCAAGGCATTGATCATCGATTCGTGGTTCGATAATTACGTCGGCGTTGTCATGCTGGTGCGCGTTGTTGATGGTGTATTGAGGCCTAAAGATAAAATATTCTTCATGGCGACAGGCGCACAGCAATTGTGCGAGCAGGTTGGCGTGTTCGCTCCCAAGTCCGAGTCACGCGAGGCATTGCGGGCAGGAGAGGTTGGTTTCGTTATTTCCGGCATCAAGGAACTGCAGGCTGCCAAGGTGGGCGACACGATCACCAGGATGGACCGCAAGGCCACCGAAGCGCTACCGGGCTTCAAGGAAATCAAGCCGCAGGTTTTCGCCGGGTTGTACCCTATCGAATCTAACCAGTACGACTCGCTGCGAGAATCGCTCGAGAAGCTCAAGCTTAACGATGCCTCGCTGCACTACGAACCAGAAGTCTCTCAGGCGCTTGGTTTTGGTTTCCGCTGCGGCTTTCTTGGCTTGCTTCACATGGAAATCGTCCAGGAACGTCTGGAGCGTGAATTCGATCAGGACTTGATCACCACGGCGCCAACGGTGGTCTATCAGGTCGTCATGCGCGATGGATCCATCGTTGAGGTCGAAAATCCGGCCAAGCTGCCAGATATCACTAAAACAGAAGAAGTCCGCGAGCCGATCATCACGGCGACCATCTTCGTGCCACAGGATTACTTGGGCAACGTCATCACGTTGTGCAACCAGAAACGCGGCAACCAGGTCGACATGCACTATCACGGCCGCCAGGTGAAGCTGGTCTATGAAATGCCAATGGCCGAAGTGGTCATGGATTTCTTTGACAAGTTGAAGTCTTGCTCGAAAGGGTACGCATCCCTCGACTATGACTTCAAGGAGTACCGCGCAGCTGATGTCGTCAAGCTGGATATCCTGATCAACAGTGAAAAGGTCGACGCCTTGTCGCTGATCGTGCACCGAGCCAATGCCCAATATCGCGGTCGGGAGTTGGCGAGCAAGATGCGCGAGTTGATTCCCCGCCAGATGTACGACGTGGCCATTCAGGCCGCTATCGGCTCACACATCATTTCGCGTGAGAACGTCAAGGCAATGCGCAAGGATGTGCTGGCCAAGTGTTACGGCGGCGATATATCCCGCAAGAAAAAGCTGTTGGAAAAACAAAAGGCCGGCAAGAAACGCATGAAGCAGGTCGGTAGCGTCGAAATACCACAGGAAGCTTTTCTGGCTGTACTGCGCGTCGATAACTGA
- the rnc gene encoding ribonuclease III has protein sequence MTASSVARQLGHSFSDPLLLRTALTHRSFGVPNNERLEFLGDGILDCAIAAALFHRFPELPEGDLSRLRANLVNQDALHQLAIGLNIGDALRLGEGELKSGGALRPSILADALEALFGAIYLDAGFLAAQAVIDKLYAPLLAKLKPGEFQKDAKTRLQEWLQGRKKPLPRYQLLEATGAAHEQRFEVACEIESPSLRTVGHGSSRRIAEQVAADKALKELTA, from the coding sequence ATGACCGCATCCTCTGTTGCCCGTCAACTTGGCCACTCGTTTTCCGACCCGCTTCTTCTTCGGACCGCGCTGACTCATCGCAGCTTTGGCGTGCCGAATAACGAGCGCCTTGAGTTCCTCGGCGATGGCATTCTCGACTGCGCTATTGCGGCCGCCTTGTTTCACCGCTTCCCTGAACTGCCGGAAGGTGATCTCTCCCGATTGCGCGCCAATCTGGTTAATCAGGACGCCCTGCATCAACTGGCGATCGGCCTGAATATCGGCGATGCCCTGCGTCTTGGTGAGGGCGAACTGAAAAGTGGTGGGGCGCTACGTCCATCAATTCTGGCCGATGCGCTGGAAGCGCTGTTCGGCGCCATTTATCTAGATGCCGGTTTTTTGGCGGCACAGGCCGTCATCGACAAACTCTACGCGCCATTGCTTGCCAAGCTGAAGCCCGGCGAGTTTCAAAAAGATGCGAAAACCCGTCTGCAGGAATGGTTGCAGGGGCGTAAGAAGCCATTGCCTCGCTATCAACTGCTCGAAGCCACCGGCGCAGCTCATGAGCAACGCTTCGAGGTGGCCTGCGAAATAGAATCCCCTTCCTTGCGAACTGTCGGCCATGGCTCAAGCCGGCGTATTGCCGAACAGGTTGCTGCCGACAAGGCGCTGAAAGAACTCACTGCATGA
- a CDS encoding DegQ family serine endoprotease, with protein MKRLVAFVFIGFLCSFAFAQTRGLPDFSELAEKQGPAVVNISTTHVMRGQSQAMPFPFDESDPAFEFFKRFIPRNPGGAVPRDFENKSLGSGFIVSGDGYILTNAHVVDGADEVTVRLTDKREFKAKTIGADKRTDVALLKISATGLPVVKLGDPAQLKVGEWVVAIGSPFGFDNSVTAGIVSAKGRSLPQENYVPFIQTDVAINPGNSGGPLFNMRGEVVGINSQIYSRSGGYMGVSFAIPIDVAMEIQNQLRASGKVSRGRLGVVIQEVSKELAESLGLAKPIGAVVNSVENSGPAEKAGIEAGDVILKFDGKTINNSADLPRMVGITKPGTRSTVQVWRKGATREIGVVIGEVPDDKLASAKPQRSAKSAEQTANRLGLVVSELTAEQKRELKMNSGLLIEDVRGTGARADLRPGDIIIAVISKGATTEVKATDQFNKLLAQFEKGSNVTLLIRRGDLQTFITIKGLNGAN; from the coding sequence ATGAAGCGCTTGGTTGCTTTTGTTTTCATTGGGTTCCTCTGTTCGTTTGCTTTTGCCCAGACCCGTGGTTTGCCTGATTTTTCCGAACTGGCTGAAAAACAGGGACCGGCTGTCGTCAATATCAGCACGACACATGTTATGCGCGGACAATCTCAGGCGATGCCATTCCCGTTCGATGAGAGCGATCCCGCATTCGAGTTTTTCAAGCGTTTTATCCCGCGTAATCCGGGCGGAGCAGTGCCGCGTGATTTTGAAAACAAGTCGCTTGGGTCGGGCTTCATCGTCAGCGGTGACGGCTATATTTTGACTAACGCCCACGTTGTCGATGGCGCTGACGAAGTAACGGTGCGCCTGACCGACAAACGCGAGTTCAAGGCAAAGACCATCGGAGCCGACAAGCGGACGGATGTCGCGCTGCTCAAGATCAGCGCAACCGGCCTCCCTGTTGTCAAGCTGGGGGATCCGGCGCAGTTGAAGGTAGGTGAGTGGGTTGTTGCGATCGGTTCCCCCTTCGGTTTCGATAACTCCGTAACCGCCGGCATCGTCTCGGCCAAAGGCCGCTCATTGCCGCAGGAAAACTATGTGCCTTTTATTCAAACCGATGTTGCGATCAACCCTGGCAACTCCGGTGGGCCGCTGTTCAATATGCGCGGCGAAGTGGTCGGCATCAATTCGCAAATCTACAGTCGTAGTGGCGGTTACATGGGGGTTTCCTTTGCCATTCCCATTGATGTGGCCATGGAAATCCAGAACCAGTTGCGCGCCTCTGGCAAGGTCAGCCGAGGTCGACTGGGTGTCGTCATTCAGGAAGTGAGCAAGGAACTCGCCGAATCATTGGGGCTGGCGAAACCAATAGGCGCCGTGGTTAACTCCGTCGAAAACAGTGGCCCAGCCGAAAAGGCCGGTATTGAGGCTGGTGACGTGATCCTCAAATTCGACGGAAAGACCATCAACAACTCTGCTGATCTTCCCCGCATGGTGGGCATCACAAAACCCGGAACACGCTCGACTGTTCAGGTCTGGCGGAAGGGGGCAACTCGCGAAATCGGTGTCGTCATTGGCGAGGTGCCCGATGACAAGTTGGCCAGTGCAAAACCGCAACGTAGCGCCAAGTCAGCTGAGCAGACAGCAAATCGTCTCGGCCTGGTAGTCAGCGAATTGACTGCAGAACAGAAACGCGAATTGAAAATGAATTCCGGTTTGCTGATCGAGGACGTTCGTGGCACAGGCGCTCGAGCCGACTTGCGGCCGGGCGATATCATCATTGCCGTCATCAGCAAAGGTGCGACAACCGAGGTCAAGGCGACCGACCAGTTCAACAAGCTTCTCGCCCAGTTCGAAAAAGGCAGCAATGTCACACTGCTGATCCGCCGTGGCGATCTGCAGACCTTTATTACTATCAAAGGTTTGAATGGCGCCAATTGA
- the recO gene encoding DNA repair protein RecO, which translates to MNLRSKVDGQPAYVLHSYPFRETSLIVEVFSRDFGRMALLARGARRPRSAIRGLLMAFQPIEIGWAGKGEVLTLMKAEWQGGQPLLSGDALFCGYYLNELLMHLLPREDAHEQLFAHYTKMLARLAADPSGKVREADLRCFEKALLQELGYGLTLNHDSAGSPILPEAFYTYRMEQGPVRLEHEEAAAQIVIGKTLLDLEAEDFTDPRSRYESKALMRTLIAYYLAGKELETRKIFKELQEL; encoded by the coding sequence ATGAACCTGCGCAGCAAAGTCGACGGCCAGCCGGCTTACGTTCTGCACAGCTATCCCTTTCGGGAAACCAGCCTCATTGTTGAAGTATTTTCCCGCGATTTCGGGCGGATGGCCTTGCTGGCGCGTGGTGCACGCCGACCGCGTTCGGCGATCCGCGGGCTGCTCATGGCTTTTCAGCCGATCGAAATTGGCTGGGCCGGCAAGGGAGAAGTGCTGACCCTGATGAAAGCAGAATGGCAGGGTGGGCAGCCCTTGCTTTCCGGCGACGCACTATTCTGTGGCTATTACCTCAATGAACTGCTGATGCACCTGCTACCGCGTGAAGATGCGCATGAGCAATTATTCGCCCACTACACCAAGATGCTGGCTCGATTGGCGGCCGATCCGTCGGGTAAAGTCCGCGAAGCAGACTTGCGCTGCTTCGAAAAGGCGCTCCTGCAGGAACTGGGCTATGGCCTGACGCTAAATCACGATAGCGCCGGCAGCCCGATCCTCCCGGAAGCGTTTTACACTTACCGCATGGAACAAGGGCCGGTACGCCTTGAACACGAAGAGGCAGCGGCCCAGATTGTTATTGGCAAGACCTTGCTCGATCTCGAGGCCGAGGACTTTACTGACCCGCGATCACGCTATGAAAGCAAGGCCTTGATGCGCACGCTGATAGCCTATTATCTGGCTGGAAAAGAACTGGAAACACGCAAAATATTCAAGGAGTTGCAGGAGCTATGA
- a CDS encoding DUF4845 domain-containing protein, whose amino-acid sequence MMKNQRGVALSGLMFWSVVLILIAVLGMKVTPTFIEYQKILKDIKATAAKAGPDSTVADIRKSFDKFAEVDTLDFKASQLDITKENGKVVISFEYEKRIPLFLNVSLLIDYKGSTAG is encoded by the coding sequence ATGATGAAAAATCAACGTGGCGTTGCCCTGTCCGGGCTGATGTTCTGGAGCGTCGTTCTCATTCTGATTGCCGTATTGGGCATGAAAGTAACCCCGACATTTATTGAATACCAGAAAATTCTCAAGGATATCAAGGCGACAGCCGCCAAAGCCGGCCCGGATTCAACTGTCGCTGATATTCGCAAATCTTTCGATAAGTTTGCTGAAGTTGATACGCTCGATTTCAAGGCCAGTCAGTTGGATATTACGAAGGAAAATGGCAAGGTTGTAATTTCCTTTGAGTATGAAAAGCGTATTCCGCTCTTTTTGAATGTCAGTCTATTGATCGACTACAAGGGGTCGACCGCTGGATAA
- the rpoE gene encoding RNA polymerase sigma factor RpoE, translating into MSEREIDQVLVERAQGGDKHAFDLLVSKYQRKLGRLLSRFIRDPAEVEDVSQEAFIKAYRALPSFRGDSAFYTWLYRIGINTAKNYLVSQGRRAPTTTEFDNDEAETFDDASQLRDINTPESLLLTKQIGQTINAAMDALPEELRTAIVLREIDGMSYEEIAGIMDCPIGTVRSRIFRAREAVAAKLRPLLDTASDKRW; encoded by the coding sequence ATGAGTGAGCGCGAGATCGATCAAGTACTGGTCGAGCGGGCGCAAGGCGGAGATAAGCACGCCTTCGACCTGTTGGTGAGCAAATACCAGCGCAAGCTGGGTCGTTTGTTGTCGCGTTTCATTCGCGATCCGGCAGAGGTTGAAGATGTTTCCCAGGAGGCGTTTATCAAAGCCTATCGAGCCCTGCCTTCATTTAGAGGCGATAGCGCCTTTTATACTTGGCTATACCGCATTGGTATTAACACGGCCAAAAATTACCTTGTTTCACAGGGCCGCAGAGCGCCAACAACAACCGAATTTGACAACGACGAGGCTGAAACTTTCGACGACGCGTCGCAATTGCGCGATATCAACACGCCGGAAAGTCTGCTTCTCACCAAGCAGATTGGTCAAACAATAAACGCTGCCATGGATGCGCTTCCTGAAGAATTGAGAACGGCTATAGTGCTACGTGAAATTGACGGGATGTCTTACGAGGAAATTGCCGGAATCATGGATTGCCCGATTGGCACTGTGCGCTCCCGAATTTTTCGTGCCCGCGAGGCGGTGGCAGCTAAGCTACGTCCTTTGCTCGACACCGCTTCAGACAAACGTTGGTAA
- a CDS encoding glutaredoxin family protein: protein MSRGYCHLCHDMELALKPLAEEFGASITVLDVDADPALEALYDELVPVLLHGETELCHYFLDEAKTREYLAGIR from the coding sequence ATGAGTCGCGGCTACTGTCACCTCTGTCACGACATGGAGTTGGCGCTGAAGCCGTTAGCGGAAGAGTTTGGTGCTTCAATCACCGTGTTGGACGTTGATGCAGACCCTGCCCTTGAGGCACTGTACGATGAGCTGGTACCGGTGCTGCTACATGGCGAGACTGAGCTTTGCCATTACTTTCTGGATGAAGCCAAAACCCGTGAATATTTGGCTGGAATCCGCTAA
- the acpS gene encoding holo-ACP synthase: MIYGIGTDIVAVARLRGMWERHGDKALEKLLAPQEMEEFAKAADKGRFLAKRFAAKEAFSKALGTGVRPPATLTAIAVGHDDLGKPELHFHGQLEKMLKNKNLNAHLSISDEAEYAVAYVILEHA; the protein is encoded by the coding sequence ATGATTTACGGCATCGGCACCGACATCGTCGCCGTTGCCCGCCTGCGCGGCATGTGGGAGCGGCATGGCGACAAGGCGCTGGAGAAACTATTGGCGCCGCAGGAAATGGAAGAATTCGCCAAGGCGGCCGACAAAGGTCGCTTTCTCGCCAAACGTTTTGCTGCCAAGGAAGCTTTCAGCAAGGCGCTCGGCACTGGCGTGCGTCCGCCGGCTACGTTGACGGCAATTGCGGTTGGCCATGACGATCTGGGCAAGCCGGAACTGCACTTCCACGGTCAACTGGAAAAAATGCTCAAAAACAAAAACCTCAACGCCCATCTTTCGATCAGCGACGAAGCGGAATACGCAGTCGCCTACGTCATTCTGGAGCACGCATGA
- the lepB gene encoding signal peptidase I gives MNFALILFVLLVATGVLYAVDVLKFRKLRARDAKEPLWVEWGAGFFPVILIVFVLRSFLFEPFKIPSGSMIPTLLVGDFILVNKFTYGVRLPVINKKIIDINTPQRGDVMVFRYPEDPSLDYIKRVVGLPGDTVTYQNKRLTINGQAVPTQKTGDYLHPERLYYSEQLLEKLGDTEHRALNDADAPAFIPDAARFPHRENCTYNAAGVSCKVPAGHYFMMGDNRDNSRDSRAWGFVPEANIVGKAFFIWLNFSDFSRIGSFR, from the coding sequence ATGAACTTTGCCCTGATTCTGTTTGTCCTGCTGGTAGCAACCGGTGTGCTGTATGCGGTGGACGTCCTCAAATTCCGAAAGTTGCGTGCAAGAGATGCTAAGGAACCTCTCTGGGTGGAGTGGGGGGCTGGTTTCTTTCCGGTCATCCTGATTGTTTTTGTTCTGCGCTCATTTCTTTTCGAGCCGTTCAAGATCCCCTCTGGCTCGATGATTCCGACTTTGCTGGTTGGTGACTTTATTCTGGTTAACAAGTTCACCTACGGGGTTCGTCTGCCGGTGATCAACAAAAAAATTATCGACATAAACACCCCGCAGCGTGGCGATGTCATGGTTTTCCGTTATCCGGAAGATCCCTCACTCGATTACATCAAACGAGTCGTTGGTTTGCCCGGTGATACCGTGACCTATCAGAACAAGCGACTGACCATCAATGGCCAGGCTGTCCCGACGCAGAAAACAGGGGACTATCTGCACCCGGAGCGACTTTACTACTCCGAGCAACTTCTAGAAAAACTTGGGGATACCGAACATCGTGCCCTGAACGATGCTGATGCTCCGGCCTTTATCCCTGATGCTGCCCGCTTTCCGCACCGCGAAAATTGCACTTACAATGCTGCTGGCGTGAGTTGCAAAGTGCCGGCCGGTCACTATTTCATGATGGGCGACAATCGCGACAACAGCCGTGACAGCAGGGCCTGGGGGTTCGTACCCGAGGCGAACATTGTCGGCAAGGCGTTCTTTATCTGGTTGAATTTCAGTGATTTCAGCCGGATCGGTTCATTCAGGTAA
- a CDS encoding pyridoxine 5'-phosphate synthase has translation MIELGVNIDHVATIRQARRTYEPDPVWGAVEAHLGGADGITVHLREDRRHIQDTDVRRLRETTQIKLNLEMAATDEMVGIACALKPEMAMLVPEGRHEVTTEGGLDILAQEVRLKDVISRLADAGIVTSVFIDADVPQIESAARIGARVCEIHTGPYAHAFYDKGRDAEAPAVLAELDKVRVAGQAVRQLGMRFNAGHALNYYNVQPIARLAGIRELHIGHAIVSRAIFVGLREAVREMKVLMREAAISPE, from the coding sequence ATGATCGAACTTGGCGTCAATATTGACCACGTGGCGACCATCCGCCAGGCCCGCCGGACTTACGAGCCAGACCCGGTCTGGGGCGCCGTCGAAGCCCATCTGGGCGGGGCCGATGGCATCACCGTACATCTGCGCGAAGATCGTCGTCACATTCAGGACACCGACGTTCGTCGCCTGCGTGAAACTACCCAGATCAAGCTCAATCTCGAAATGGCGGCGACCGACGAAATGGTCGGCATTGCCTGTGCTCTCAAGCCGGAAATGGCCATGCTGGTTCCCGAGGGGCGCCACGAGGTCACGACTGAAGGCGGCCTCGATATTCTTGCGCAGGAAGTTCGACTAAAGGATGTCATCTCGCGCTTGGCCGATGCCGGTATCGTTACCAGCGTATTCATCGATGCCGATGTCCCACAAATCGAATCCGCCGCCCGGATTGGCGCGCGCGTCTGCGAAATCCATACGGGTCCCTACGCCCACGCCTTTTACGATAAAGGCCGCGATGCAGAAGCGCCGGCTGTGCTCGCCGAACTCGACAAGGTACGCGTGGCCGGGCAAGCTGTGCGCCAACTCGGCATGCGTTTCAACGCCGGGCATGCGCTGAATTACTACAACGTTCAGCCAATTGCGCGATTGGCCGGAATACGCGAACTGCACATCGGCCACGCCATCGTCAGCCGTGCCATTTTCGTTGGTCTGCGCGAGGCAGTCCGCGAAATGAAGGTTTTGATGCGCGAAGCGGCGATTTCCCCCGAATGA